The proteins below are encoded in one region of Hordeum vulgare subsp. vulgare chromosome 3H, MorexV3_pseudomolecules_assembly, whole genome shotgun sequence:
- the LOC123439172 gene encoding uncharacterized protein LOC123439172, whose protein sequence is MIERLELWCLIKHMEGWKTDQGTWSPTKLVSIPNTSQGNSSNSPKFVGTKMTMELKPTDGTKPVVGMTRYNLLMTMKDRRGLYLDEELSLCHTYPLEIKPKGKRARAADPFILPWDEQDQVASRDDATERSPMDVDEYGVDVPDLPSTDSSKRPRPESKHWHNFTKIYTKNPYVMYGACNHCNTMLKLKDQSTSSLNNHYPKHCPCKPKQQQQLPGNSSSMPIPPIASRNN, encoded by the exons ATGATCGAGCGACTGGAGCTCTGGTGCTTAATCAAGCACATGGAAGGCTGGAAGACGGATCAGGGGACTTGGTCGCCTACAAAATTGGTCTCCATCCCTAACACCTCCCAAGGTAATTCCAGCAACTCCCCTAAATTCGTGGGGACCAAGATGACGATGGAGTTGAAACCCACGGATGGCACCAAGCCGGTTGTTGGCATGACGCGGTACAACCTTCTTATGACTATGAAAGATCGCCGTGGATTGTATCTGGAT GAAGAACTGTCTTTATGCCACACCTACCCGCTGGAAATCAAACCCAAGGGAAAAA GAGCACGTGCAGCTGACCCTTTCATTCTCCCGTGGGACGAACAGGACCAAGTGGCTTCCAGAGATGATGCGACAGAGCGTTCACCTATGGACGTGGATGAGTACGGCGTGG AtgttccggatctgccctccactgATTCCTCAAAGCGACCGAGACCAGAATCAAAACATTGGCACAACTTCACCAAGATATACACCAAAAACCCTTACGTTATGTACGGAGCGTGCAACCACTGCAACACGATGTTGAAGTTAAAAGATCAATCCACCAGCTCCCTCAACAATCATTACCCTAAGCACTGCCCATGCAAAcccaagcagcagcagcagctgcccGGCAACTCTTCATCGATGCCTATTCCGCCGATTGCATCACGGAATAATTAG